From the genome of Novosphingobium sp. P6W:
CCGAAATCTGCGGCTGCAATGGCGTCACCAAGGGACAGGTCGTCGGCTGTATCACTGCGGGCGCCTGCAGCCTCGACGCGGTGCGGGCCACCTGCAAGGCATCGGCCAGCTGCGGATCGTGCACCGGGCTGGTCGAGAACCTGCTCGCGCTGACTTTGGGAGGCGAAGTCGAAGCCGGTCCCAAGACCATGTGCAAGTGCACCAGCTTCACCCATGACGATGTTCGCCGCGAGATCGTCGCACAGGGGATGCGTTCGATTCCCGAAGTGATGCACAAGCTGCACTGGAGCACACCAGACGGCTGCTCGTCGTGCCGCCCTGCGTTGAATTACTATCTGCTCTGCGCGCTGCCCGGCGAATACGTGGACGATCAGCAGAGCCGCTTCGTCAACGAACGCATGCACGCCAATATCCAGAAGGACGGCACTTATTCGGTCGTCCCGCGCATGTGGGGCGGGCTCACCAACCCGCGCGAGCTGCGCGCGATCGCGGACGTGGTGGAGAAATACGATGCGCCGATGGTCAAGGTGACCGGCGGCCAGCGGCTCGACATCTTCGGCATCAAGAAGGAAGACCTGCCCGCCGTGTGGGCCGATCTCAACGCTGCCGGCATGGTCTCGGGCCACGCCTATGGCAAATCCCTGCGCACGGTGAAAACGTGCGTGGGCTCCGAATGGTGCCGCTTCGGTACGCAGGATTCCACCGGCCTTGGCGTCCAGATCGAGCGGATGACCTGGGGCTCCTGGATGCCGCACAAGTTCAAGATCGCGGCCTCAGGCTGCCCTCGCAACTGCGCCGAGGCGACGATCAAGGACTTTGGCGTAGTCTGCGTCGACAGCGGCTATGAACTGAGCGTGGGCGGCAACGGCGGCATCAAGGTGCGCGCCACCGACTTCCTGTGCAAGGTGGCGACCGAACAGGAGGTGCTCGATTACTGCGCCGCCTTCACCCAGCTCTACCGTGAGGAAGCCCGCTATCTCGAACGCACAGCGCCGTGGATCGAGCGGATCGGAGTGGAATATGTGAAGCAGCGGATCGTCGAGGACGACGTGGGTCGCGAGGCCCTGCGTGCCCGTTTCCTCTATTCGCAAAGCTTCAGCCAGGAAGACCCCTGGGCCGAACGCGCGGCCGGTCGCCATGCAGACCTGCACCAGCACCTTGAACCCCTTGCCCCTGAAACCTTGGCCGCCGCGGAGTGATCACTATGACCGACTGGATCGATATCGGAACTCTGAACGACATCCCGCAGCGCGGCGCGCGCACGGTGCAGATCGAAGGCGAGAAGGAAATCGCCGTTTTCCGCACGGGAGACGATCACGTTTTCGCGCTTGTCAACGAATGCCCGCACAAGAAGGGGCCGCTGAGCCAGGGCATCGTCCATGGCCATGCGGTGTCCTGCCCGCTGCACAACTGGAACATCGCGCTGGCGACCGGCCAGGCGCAAGGATCGGACTCTGGCTGCACGCCCACTATCGCGGTGCGGCTGGACGGGGGAAGGGTGATGATCGCCCGCCCGCTGCCGCTGCGGGAAGCGGCGTGATGGAGCCGATCATTGCGCCCGGCGAAGTGTGGCTGGTAGGGGCCGGTCCAGGCGATCCCGACCTCCTCACCCGTAAGGCGGAAAAACTGATTGCTGCTGCGGATGTGATTTTTCACGATGCGCTGGTCGGACAGGGCGTGCTCGACCTTGTGCCCGCCGGCGTGGAAATGGTCAGCGTCGGCAAGCGCTCCGGGCGCCATTCCAAGGATCAGCGCACGATCGACGAGCTGCTCGTCGCAGCCGCGCTGGCGGGAAGGCGTGTTGTGCGCCTCAAGGGCGGCGATCCGGCGATGTTCGCGCGTGCGACCGAAGAAATGTCGGCCCTGCGCGGCGCGGGGGTGCGGGTTCGGATATGCCCCGGCATCACGGCGGCCAGTGCAGTTGCGGCTTCTGCGGGGATTTCGCTTTCCCTTCGAGGCATCGCCCGCCGGGTGCAGTTCGTGACTGCGCACAGCCGCAACGGGCAGACCCTGGATCTGGACTGGCAGGCACTGGCGGACCCCGCCTGTACCCTGGCCGTCTACATGGGGCGCGAGGCGGCGCCCGAACTCAGCCTGGCGTTGATCGCAGCGGGTCTGCCTGGCGCGACGCCGGTGCTGATCACCTGCGATGCCTCGCTGCCGCAGGAGCAGCAGTTGCGCACCCGGCTCGACCTGCTGCCGATCGTCATTCAGGCGTTTGCCGAAGATAGGCCGACGCTGATCCTGATCGGCGAAGCCGTCGCCCAGCCCGATGGCTTCGTGCAAGCGCGCGCTACCGCCGAAGCATGCCTCACGCTTGGAATGGCGCGTGGCTACGGCGGCTGAACTTCCCTGCGCGGCAAAGATCGGCTTCGATGCGGCATTGGAAATCGTGCGGGCATCCGCATCTCCGCTGGGCATGGAAACCGTGCCGCTTGCAAAGGCGGGGCGGCGAATTCTGGCGCTGCCTGTAATCGCACAAGTCGATGCACCGCGCCGGGACTGTGCAGCTATGGATGGGTTTGCGGTACGGTCGCAGGACCTGCAGGCCGACGTCACGCGCCTCAGGCTGAGCGGGGAAAGCGCTGCGGGAGGGCCAGTGCCCGCGCTCCTGCGGCCCGGAACGGCGTTTCGTATTTCGACCGGGGCACCGATGCCACCGGGGGCAGACCGTGTGGTAATGCGTGAGTATGCCCGCGTTGACGGCAACTTTGTCCATGTGCCGCCCCTGTCGGACAAACCACACGTGCGCGCGCGGGCTTCGGACATCGCGCGCGGGACAACTCTGCTGGCCCCCGGAACACGGATCGATGCCCGGGCAATGGTCGTCGCTTCCGCTGCCGATCTCGGGGCGGTGACGGTATGGCGCCGACCACGACTGCGCATCCTTGCCAACGGTGACGAACTTGCCGAACCCGGCAGCGCAGGAACGGACGCCGATAAGGTCCCCGACAGCCTCAGCGAAGCCTTGCTGCTGATGGGCCGCCAATGGGGGGCAAAGCCGCTTGGCGTGTCGCGTACGAAAGACAACTCGCAGGACCTGCGAACTGCGGTATCGCACGCGCTGGACGATGCTGATGTGCTTGTCATCGCAGGAGGGGCGTCTGACAGCCATCGTGACCTGGCGCGCTCGGCGCTCTTGCCGTTGGGACTGCAGATCCACTTCGCAGGCGTGTCGATGAAGCCAGGCAAGCCGATCTGGTACGGAAAAATCGCAAGGACTCATGTACTGGGGCTGCCGGGAAATCCGACCGCGGCGTTGACGACCGCTCGGCTATTTATGGCGCCCCTGCTCGCCGCGCTTTCCGGAGCCGGTTTTCACAGTGCGCTGGATTGGCATCAACGCCGCTCGGTGACCGATGTCGCGAAGGGAGGGGATCGCGATCAGTTCCTCTGCGCCTATCGCGATGAGAATGACCGCGTCCAAATCATCGAACGGCAAGAGGCTTCCGCACAGATGATGCTCGCGACAGCCGATTTGCTGGTCGAACGCCGACGGGGAGCATGCGGCGGCGCAGCCGGTACGCTGCTGCGTTGCCTGCGGTTCTAAGCATGGCTGTACTCGGCGGTTGGTCGCTACAAAATCGACCATCTCAAGACATCCAGCCCATTATTTTCGGCTGAACTACAGGCGGTCCGGTTCTGGCGGTTCGTGCCGAATTACCCGTTCATGATCGCCGCGATGAACAGCAAATCTCACTTTAATCTGCCGGTTTCTGGTCGAGTGCGATGCCGGTCCGGCAGGTCTATCCTGCACTTGGGTCTCGCGGTGTGGGAACCTCGCTTCCAATATTCGTGAGTTTTGACATGCGGGGCTCCGCAGCTTGCCTGTCAGGATATGGAGGGGCATGACGGCAGAATGAAACGGCAAAGCAGCGCGCATCAACATGGTGAAACGACGATAGAAGACGTGGCGACTGCTGCGGGGGTTTCCGTTCGGACGATATCTCGTGTTATCAATAATTCGCCGCTGGTGAACCAGGCCACCCGTTTGCAAGTCGAGCAGGTCATTGCCCACTTGAGATTCACCCCCAGCTCACGTGCGCGAGGACTGGCCCTGCGGCGATCCTTCCTGATCGGGCTGGTCCATAACGACCACAATGCATTGGTATTGGATTCTATACAAAGAGACGTAATAACCGCGACCGCACGCAGCGGCTATGAGCTGATTACGCACCCCAACTCCCTTGAATCCCAAGCGGCGATTGATGAAATCCTCGCGTTCGTAGAACGGTCACGGGTTGATGGGCTGATCGTCCTTCCCCCAATCTCGGGCATCCCTGGCCTGGCAGACGCCTTGTCGGACGCCGGAATCCTCGCTGTGGCACTATCATCCGTGCCTATCGCAGGCTTCAGCGATGTAATCATCAGCAAAGAGCGTGAAGCCGGCGCCGACGTCGCCCGCTACCTCATGGACCTTGGCCACCGCAGTCTGGGCATCGTCAATGGCCCGGTAGAGGTTAGTTCCGCGCAAGAACGCCGAGCCGGGTTCGTCGATGAGGCGTTATCCGCAGGCGCTTCCGTTGTCGAAGCTGCCGGGGATTATCGCTTCGCCTCCGGCGTGGCAGCCGCCGACCATCTTCTCTCGCTAGCCCGGCGGCCTACCGGAGTATTCGCCGCGAACGATATCATGGCGGCAGCAATGCTGAAGGTTGCGGCAATTCGCGGCATTTTGATCCCTGGCGATCTATCCGTCGTCGGTTTCGATGGCAGCATGATCACACAGATGCTTACGCCTGCGTTGGCCTCAGTCTACCGCCCTTTCGGAGCCATGGCCCAAGGCGCTGCGTTGCGCCTGATAGCGCGGATCGAGGGCAAGGAACTCCCCCCCCGGCCCGATGTTCGATTGCGAATAATTCCCGCTGAATCAACTGGTCCCGCCAAGAGGCCCTGATAGCAAGAAAAGGCTCTCATCCGGCGAAGGATGAGAGCCTGTAGGTTGACGCTCAGGGAGGCTGAGCGTGGTAACTGGCTGAAATGGAGCAGCTATTTCTCGAAGAAGCCCCAATCGATGTCGGCGGCCTCGTCCGATTGCCGGGATGATTGCGATGTCTTTGCAGGAGACAGACGCAGTTCGAAACGGGTGGGCTCAAGCTTCGACCGGTATTGTGGGAGGGGCCGGCCCAGATCGCTCCACTGATTGTCTCCGCCAACACCCCATTGCGAGACGTCGACGAGCAAAGTGCCTTGAGGCCCAGGTGTGATGTCAGTCCACTTCCAGGTCCCCGGCGGGCGGCGATAAAGTTTGGAGTAGGCAAACGGCAGGGCGTTCATCATCAGTGGCTGCGTGCCCTCGACATGCAAGCCGCGCCCGGCGCCCGATAGTTCCATCCAACGGACATCGACCTTGTTGCCGGTTTCCTGCGGCCGGCTGTAGTCGTGAGGCTGATCGGCAAGGGCGCCTCGCCAGATGCCGATGGGTGCGCCTACCTTGCGGTCGACATACGTCTCATGAGGACCCCTGCCATACCATTTGGCGGTGTCCAGTTCGACCGGGAGATCGAACGCCAATCCGATCCGATAGGGCGGCGGCAAATCCGTTTTCACCGGTGTAAAGTTCGCGGTCACCGAGACCGATCCGTCGCCTTCCATCCGGTAAGTCGATTGAAACTTCGCCACTCCGAGTGTGTCGCCCCGGCCCAGAGCAAATTCCACGACGACGGACTTGCCGCCGTTCGGTTCCGTGCGCAATGCGAAGGACGTGACGCGGCGCTGCTCGCTCAACTCCTTCCAGATCGCGAGTTGCTTGACGACACCTGTCCCGAGCCCGTTATCAGTTTCGGCGCGCCAGAAGTTCGGTGCGCCGCCCTGTATAAGAGGACGTCCATTCTGGCTGTAGGATTGTATGAGGCCGGATTTGCGGTCGATCACAAGCGACGATCCAGCGGCTGCGAAGCGTAGTACGTTCGCCCCCTCCGTCACGGAAACCTTCCCGGAACGATCCGCCTTTGACGAAGCGGCCGCCTGCAACGCAAATTGCTCCCACGCCATGACTGTTCCTGCGGCGACAAGCGGGGTCGTTCCCTGTTTTGCCCGGGCCCTCAAGGTCAGGATATATTCGGCGTCTGGATCGCGGCGAAAGTTGGTGAGTGGAAGGGCGATCGACCCGCTGCCCCGCGCTGCGACTTCCGGCGGCGAGATCTGGCCGTGGGCGATGATCTTGCCGTTTTCCAGCACCTGCCAATCGAAGTCGTACCCGGACAGGTCGAGGAAGTCCTGGCGATTGCGGACCGTAACGCTACCGCTGGCTGCATCGAAATCGGCGAATTGCACTGGTTCGGAAACTTTGCGGAGATCGTAGAAGGCCGGGTGCGGCGTTCGGTCCGACTGTATGACGCCGTCCCCGAATTCGATGTCGCCCGTAGGATTGGGTCCGTACTCGGCGCCGTCAGCCCAGTATCTCCGTCCGTCCTTGGTATAGCCGTACATCGACTGGTCGACCCAATCCCAGATGAAGCCGCCCTGCAGCTTGTGCGGATGAGCGTGAATCGTGTCCCAGTATTCCTTCAAGTTTCCTCCCGAGTTGCCCATCATATGAGCATACTCGCACTGGATCATTGGTTGGCGATAGGACCAGTTCTTGGCATAATCGTCCATCTTGGCCGCCGGGTCGTACATCGGTGCATATATATCCGCGTACCAGTTGGGCCGATGGTCGCCCACCGCCAGCGGACCCCAGCCCAGATAGCTGAGCAGGCGTCCCGGGTCGCGGGCCTTTACTGCCTTGGCCGCCTCCTCGAACGTCGGGCCGATGCCCGCCTCGTTGCCAAGCGACCAGAAGATCACGGACGGGTGGTTCTTGTCGCGTTCGACCATGTTCATGATGCGCGAAAGATGCGCATCACGCCACGCTGGATCGAACCCGATCTGATACTTTGCCCGCTCCTCCGGTACGCGGTTGCCATATTCCATGTAGGCGTGGCTCTCGATATTGGCCTCGTCCATCACGTAGAGGCCATAACGATCCGCAAGCTCATAAAGGTAGGGGTCGTTAGGGTAGTGGGCGGTCCGGATTGCGTTGATGTTGTTCTGCTTCATCAGACGGACATCGCGTTCCATCGACTCGCGGGAAATCACATGAA
Proteins encoded in this window:
- the cobA gene encoding uroporphyrinogen-III C-methyltransferase, translated to MEPIIAPGEVWLVGAGPGDPDLLTRKAEKLIAAADVIFHDALVGQGVLDLVPAGVEMVSVGKRSGRHSKDQRTIDELLVAAALAGRRVVRLKGGDPAMFARATEEMSALRGAGVRVRICPGITAASAVAASAGISLSLRGIARRVQFVTAHSRNGQTLDLDWQALADPACTLAVYMGREAAPELSLALIAAGLPGATPVLITCDASLPQEQQLRTRLDLLPIVIQAFAEDRPTLILIGEAVAQPDGFVQARATAEACLTLGMARGYGG
- a CDS encoding molybdopterin molybdotransferase MoeA yields the protein MASCKRALPPKHASRLEWRVATAAELPCAAKIGFDAALEIVRASASPLGMETVPLAKAGRRILALPVIAQVDAPRRDCAAMDGFAVRSQDLQADVTRLRLSGESAAGGPVPALLRPGTAFRISTGAPMPPGADRVVMREYARVDGNFVHVPPLSDKPHVRARASDIARGTTLLAPGTRIDARAMVVASAADLGAVTVWRRPRLRILANGDELAEPGSAGTDADKVPDSLSEALLLMGRQWGAKPLGVSRTKDNSQDLRTAVSHALDDADVLVIAGGASDSHRDLARSALLPLGLQIHFAGVSMKPGKPIWYGKIARTHVLGLPGNPTAALTTARLFMAPLLAALSGAGFHSALDWHQRRSVTDVAKGGDRDQFLCAYRDENDRVQIIERQEASAQMMLATADLLVERRRGACGGAAGTLLRCLRF
- a CDS encoding LacI family DNA-binding transcriptional regulator, whose protein sequence is MKRQSSAHQHGETTIEDVATAAGVSVRTISRVINNSPLVNQATRLQVEQVIAHLRFTPSSRARGLALRRSFLIGLVHNDHNALVLDSIQRDVITATARSGYELITHPNSLESQAAIDEILAFVERSRVDGLIVLPPISGIPGLADALSDAGILAVALSSVPIAGFSDVIISKEREAGADVARYLMDLGHRSLGIVNGPVEVSSAQERRAGFVDEALSAGASVVEAAGDYRFASGVAAADHLLSLARRPTGVFAANDIMAAAMLKVAAIRGILIPGDLSVVGFDGSMITQMLTPALASVYRPFGAMAQGAALRLIARIEGKELPPRPDVRLRIIPAESTGPAKRP
- a CDS encoding glycoside hydrolase family 2 TIM barrel-domain containing protein, which codes for MPAPAIAAGDPQVQAVQVDPARPDWENPAVFAIGKLPASATGFPYESRELAMAGRPDQSSRFLSLNGQWKFSFSPDANKLPVGFEQPGYDVSGWASIKVPADWQAEGYDQARYNNWRYPFVADRPLIPHETNPVGFYRRDFEVPARWTGQDVILHIGAAGSAYYVWVNGRKVGYSEDSKLPSEFNVAQYVHAGANTVAIQVFRWSDGSYLEDQDFWRVSGIERDVFLTAAPKSRIRDHFIRADLDDAYTDGVLAVDVTATPGAKGRVKLTLMDGDKVVLRQSVSIAASARERPVTLTGNVPSVRAWSAETPNLYTALIELEDGSGKLLQSTPARVGFRTVAIADGLVTVNGKPIMIRGVNRHEHDPETFHVISRESMERDVRLMKQNNINAIRTAHYPNDPYLYELADRYGLYVMDEANIESHAYMEYGNRVPEERAKYQIGFDPAWRDAHLSRIMNMVERDKNHPSVIFWSLGNEAGIGPTFEEAAKAVKARDPGRLLSYLGWGPLAVGDHRPNWYADIYAPMYDPAAKMDDYAKNWSYRQPMIQCEYAHMMGNSGGNLKEYWDTIHAHPHKLQGGFIWDWVDQSMYGYTKDGRRYWADGAEYGPNPTGDIEFGDGVIQSDRTPHPAFYDLRKVSEPVQFADFDAASGSVTVRNRQDFLDLSGYDFDWQVLENGKIIAHGQISPPEVAARGSGSIALPLTNFRRDPDAEYILTLRARAKQGTTPLVAAGTVMAWEQFALQAAASSKADRSGKVSVTEGANVLRFAAAGSSLVIDRKSGLIQSYSQNGRPLIQGGAPNFWRAETDNGLGTGVVKQLAIWKELSEQRRVTSFALRTEPNGGKSVVVEFALGRGDTLGVAKFQSTYRMEGDGSVSVTANFTPVKTDLPPPYRIGLAFDLPVELDTAKWYGRGPHETYVDRKVGAPIGIWRGALADQPHDYSRPQETGNKVDVRWMELSGAGRGLHVEGTQPLMMNALPFAYSKLYRRPPGTWKWTDITPGPQGTLLVDVSQWGVGGDNQWSDLGRPLPQYRSKLEPTRFELRLSPAKTSQSSRQSDEAADIDWGFFEK
- the nirD gene encoding nitrite reductase small subunit NirD — encoded protein: MTDWIDIGTLNDIPQRGARTVQIEGEKEIAVFRTGDDHVFALVNECPHKKGPLSQGIVHGHAVSCPLHNWNIALATGQAQGSDSGCTPTIAVRLDGGRVMIARPLPLREAA